The Terriglobales bacterium DNA segment ACCACTTATTCCGCCATTACTGCGGTGGTCGGTTTACTGCGATATTGTTTCCAAATAACTGCCAAGACTGCAAAAAGAGTCAGCGAGTACGAAATGGAGGACATTGCCGAGGCGCCCTTGATGCCAAACGTTGGAATGGCCCAAAAATTTAAACCGATGTTCAGGATCACGGAGGTGAGCCAGATCCACACCACGATCACTGGATAGCCCATACTGTTCAGAAACTGCACAATCGTTGTCTCAATGCCTAAAGCGAAAATGCCCGGAACCAACCAGATAAAGGCATCCGACGCGGGGAGGAATAATTTGCCAAACAATAAACGGATGGTAATGGGCGCCAGCACAACCGCAAGGGCCAAGACCGGAAGCAGGGCGAGCCCGGTGCCCACGGCAGCTCTCTTGGCCTGCCGGAGCTTCTCTGCGGTATCGCGCATTGCTGATAGACGGGGAAAGAGGATCAATCCAATAACAGAAGGCAGCAACAAAATATAATCTGCCATGCTGGCGGCTACCGAATAGTAGCCCGTCTGTTCCGAACCGAGCATGTACTTAACCATCAGCAGATCAATGCGTAGGAGAAGAAAGCTGCAGAACACAATGATGTAAGCTTTGAGCCCGAGACCAAAATGCTGCCGCAGTAACTTTAAGGAAGGCCGCGGCACATCAGGAAGCAGCCGCCACAAAGCCTTCAGAGCCCAAATCAAACTTAGGGTTAGTCCACATATGTTAGCCGCGAATACATATTCGGGATTGACCCGGCGAACAAAGATAACCATCCCGATGAAGATCAGGCTGAAAGCCTTACTCATGAATTCAATTTTGTTGAAGACCCGTACCTGCTGCAGGCCGAGAAGTAAGTTCTCGGTAAGGAGAAATGCCAACCCAATCGGGATCCAAGCTAGTCCCAGTACCAGTAAAGGACCATGCAAGGGGGCGTGTTGAGGCTCGAAATAGAAGAATAGACCCGCAGCGAGAGCGCCTACCCCCCCGATTACAGTGCTGACCAGCAAGGAATTTGCCAGAAGCGTGGGCAATAAAGTCTGATCGTGAGCAACATAGAACGTGTTCGAACTGTTCAGCCCGAAATTTCCAAACTGTACGCCGAGAACGCCAATCGCCATTGCCACCGCATACAACCCGCGACCCTCGGGACCAAGTACGCGCGTGACAGCTACGGTGGTGATCAGCCCAACTGCCATCAAACTGATCTGGGTCGAGTAGGTTTCAATGACCTTGCGGAAAAAATCCGACGACTTCCATAAATCCTGGCAGCGTTGGATGGGCCCTGGCACTGCATGGTTCAGCGGTAAGCTAAGCGCAGGAAGCGACAAGGGCTTAGAGGCCGAGCTGAGCTCGTGATCAAATCCATTATTTTCGGACGACTGCAACGGCACCGTGGTGCCCAGCGTTCCGGAATTCTGCGACTGAGTCATAGGGATAATCGGTACAACTTATCTGCCTGGCGCCACGAGTTCGGGTTCCGGTTGGGCGACTTCTTTTGCTGCGTGCGAGGTTCTGGCGAGCATCCGTGCCGCGTTTTGCCGCCAGGTGTGACGTGCGATGGCCGCTTCTCTCGCGTCGTTTCCCAGTCGCCGGCGAAGCGCTGGGTCTCGCGCCAGCAACTGAATGGCGGCGACTAGTTCCTTAACATCGGCCGGCGGGACCAGCCATGCAGTCTCATCGTGCGTGAGAACGGTCGCCAACTGGTCCAGTCGGCTGGCAGCAATGGCTTTTCCCATTGCCATGTACTCGAAAAGTTTGGTCGGAGAGCCGAAGAACGGGGTGCCGTCCGTCATCGGCACATGGGGGGAGACCAGAATGTCGGCAGCATCCAGATAGGCTCGAACCCGGTCGTGTGTCACGATCCCTGTAAATATGACCTGGCCGGATTGTTCCCATTTTGCAAGAGCCGCGCGGATGTCCTGCAGCAGTCCACCGGAGCCAATCAGCAAAAAACGCAGAGGCACTGCCGTCCCATCTTGCAGAAGTTCCTTGATTGCCTCTTGTAGAACAGCAATGCCGTGCCACGGACCGAAGGTGCCGACGAAGGCACCTACCACTTCCTCCGGGGAGATCCCCAGTTCCTGGCGCAACTCCTTACCCCCACAATTGGGATGGAAAAAGTCCGGATCTACGGCATTAGGATTTACCAGAATGCGGTCCGCAGGAATGCCACGCTTTATCAGGCCGTCGCGTAACGGTTCCGAGACCACCACAATCAGGGCGGAGCAGGCGAGGGTTACCTCCTCACACAATCGCAACCAAGTGCGGAAACGCGTCGGATCCCAGTGCTTCGCCATTTCCAATTCGGAGGCATTGTATTCAAGCACCAGAGGCACTCCGATCAACCACGACAGGGCCGCTCCACCAATCATGAACCTGCCATGACGCTGGTACAGCAGCCGCGGCTTCACTCCAGATAAGTGGCGCCGCACTTCGCGTGCGAAGCGCAAGCCGTATGTCAGCATCAAGGCTTCCCATACCACAAAGAACTTTCGCTTGCTTGGGACACGCACCTGGGAAAACTGCTCTGCGGGGAGAGATACTGCGGAGAAGATATCACAAGTGGCGTCGTTCGCAGCCAGCCCTCGCAAGACCCCCCGAATGTGACTCATCGCGCCCCCGGCGAAGGAATTCTCCCGCGGATAAGGAAACAAGTAGGCGACATCCAGTGAAACTTCACGCGACGAGAACTGCTGCGGCCTGGCGAGAACTCGCCATAGGTTCAGTCCAAACCAAAAGGACAGAAAAACAAACAAGTCGGCCATGGCGCTGATCGCGGCTTTAGGAAACATCCACAGCCAATCGCGGCGCCGATAGACGCTCAGGTGTCCACGTTCGTCAACCGTGACCGTTTCTTTACAGTGGTGAAGCAAGCCCGACCACTGCACCAGCTGTAATTGCATGCAGTCGTCAATGGAGTCGAAAAACACCACCAGAGCACGTCCGCGAAGAGAACGAAGGGCGCGCACCTGCCCCTTCCAGCCGCCATCTCTGAGTTCGCGGTGCGACAACTCCATCACCGTTGCCCCCGGATAACGCTGTTCAACGAAGGCGCGACCCTTGCCTGGATCACCTGTCCAGACGTGCAAGTAGACGGTTTCGGCGCTCATGTCCTGACTTGTAATGGCGGTTCTACTTTCTTTTTAAAATCGGCTCGATTAACTCAAGTATTGCCGCTTGACCCGGGCAAGGGCGCGGAGCATCCACGACTGTCCCCAACGAATGTAGGGTGTGCGATCAGTCCAAAATCGGTGGATCTGGTAACAAAACGTTCCATTCGGGTTGCGCATGTGATCAAGGGTCCAGCTGGCAATTCGGAGTGCGCGTTCCCGTGCATCGCGATCGAGGCCGGCGAAATCACAGAACGTCAGCATGGCCTGCGAACAGCAATGCACATCAATGGGATACAGCGCATTATGAAAGTATTTCGGTGCGCCGTCGGCGGTAAAGAACGTGTTCACGTAGTAGCGATAGCCTCGCCTGAGCGACGCCTCGAAACTGCAATCACCGGTGCTGTTCTGGTAGGAAAGCAACGCTCCCAGGTTGTAACCCGTATGGAAGCTATCTATCCAACCCTGGGCACGGCCGGCGCCATACGCCCACGAACCATCGGCGCGCTGTTGATCTGCAAGGTAGTGCATGATGCGACGAGCCACTCCCAGGTATTCAGGATCACGTTTAGAGATTGCGACCCTGGCCAGGAGCGACCCAACCAAGGCGCTGCTGTTGTAGATAACAGTGCGATCTGCGGGAGTGTAACTAAGGCACAGGTTTGTGGGTGTGTCCACAGAACGGTTCAGCTTGGTGACCAACAAGTGCGTGGCCGAGAGAGCCATCTCTCTGGCTTCGAGGTCATGGAACTGTTCGGCCATATCAAGCAGCGCGGTGGCGCAAAAATAGGTGGCAATGGAGTTCGGGCTAAAAGCCGGTAAGCGTGTTCCCCGCAGCGAAACGTAATCCCAGTCATAACCCCAGCAAAATTCGCTCTCCCCAGGGCTACGCAGGGCCTGCAGCGCCCTTTTCATTGACTGTGCTTCGCTCGTGGTGGATTGCCCACATGCCGCAAGATCGCAGTAGGCGGAGAGAATCAGTCCTAGTGCCTTTGGGTTCCGGCTGGGAGGAACTCGTAGCAAATGACGCAGACGGAGCCCCCCGAATCGCTTTGCCGACTGAATCAATAATGTTGCAAACGGCTGCCGGCGTGCCCAATCGCCTGACAACAGCGGCGAATTCAAAATGTCATAAGGTTCATAGCCTGCATAATTACAGGCCTTCAACCAGGCAACCAGTTCACCGATACTTCTAGTGATTTCACTGGCAGTGCCGGTTTCTACCTTTGGCTCGATCTCTAGCAGCAATGTGGAAGACAAACTCATGGTGTAATCAGTTCTGGCCTATACGAACATGCTTTCCATCGGCTTGGAGGATGTCTGATCAACAAATGTCTCTTGCCATAGCTCGAGGCTGAGCAATGCCCAGAGCTGCATGGTGTAATCACGCTTTCCGGAATTGTTCATCTCGATAAAGTTGGAGATCACTGCCGGATTAAACAGGCCTCTACGGCGTACGCGCTCCGGGGACAGCAGGTCGCCGACCATCTCCCGCAATTCATTTCGCAGCCAAGAACGCGCCGGCAATCCAAATCCAGCCTTGCGGCGGCGGAGCACGGCTTTGGGAAGGCGTCCTTTCATTGCTTTCCGCAGAATATGTTTTTGCGTGAGACCCTTGATCTTCATCGTCGGAGGAACACGACCCATGAAATCTACGATCTCATTGTCGAGAAAAGGCACTCTCACTTCCAAAGAACAGGCCATGCTGAGGCGATCGGAGTAGCAAAGATTGAACTCCGCCAGGAAAGTCTTGGCATCCACATAGAGCATTTGGTTGAGGAAGTCCTGGCCAGCAGCGGCGTCAAAATAATCGGAGAAGGTGCTGCCGAGTCGCAGGCCGGCACTATCAGCTCGGAGTTCCGGCGTGACCAGAGCGTGCATTTCCTGCTCTGTAAAGTAAGAGCGCAGAGCGGTATATTGCTCTCTGGGCTGTAACTCCGAGGTACGCAGGAGCCGGTCGGCGTAGCGAGAAGCCGCGAGCACAAATCCCGGTTGTACTCCAGGGATTGAGGCTTTCTTCGACCCTAAGCTCGCCAGACTGGATCTTAGACCGCGACGGGCAAACGCGGGAATAAGCCTGAGCCATTTGCTTAAGCGGTCTCCCAGGTGGACGCGGTACCCGCCGAAGATTTCATCCGCTCCCTGGCCGCTCAGCAAAACGGTGACATCGGGTCTTGCTTCGCGGCAAATCAGATAAGTGGCAATGGCGGCGTGGTCCGCGATTAAATCATCGAGATGCCAGATGACGCGCGGCAACAGATTAATGACATCCGGCTGGACCACAAGCTCATGAAACTCGGCGTCAAAGTGGTTGGCTACCAGTCGAGCGTAGCGGGCATCCTCTGTGCACTGCTCCAGTTGGGCGTGCTGTTCCTGAAAGCCGATGCTGTAGCAGCGTAGACGAGCGCCGTGGAATTGAGCGGCGGCAGCCACCAAGGTGCTGGAATCGAGCCCACCACTTAAGAAAAACCCTACCGGAACGTCACTTATCAGCTGGCGCTTTGTGGCAGACCCGATAATTTCGGCAAGACGTTCAGCAAGCTCAGACTCTGATTCTTTGTAATAGTCTCCCGCTGCCAGGTCCCAGTAAGGTTCTAGAGTGATTTCTCCCTTCCGCCACGTCAAAATGTGCGCGGGAGGCAGTTTGGACACGCCCTCGAAAAGAGTGTTCGGGCTGGGAACATAGGAAAACGTCAGATATTGCTGCAGTGACCAGAGATCCAAACCAGGCTTTATCTCAGGGCACGCCAGCAGTGCCTTAATCTCCGAACCAAAATAGAGCCGCTCACCGCGCTGAACATAATAGAGCGGCTTTATTCCCATCCGGTCGCGGAAAATGAACAGGGTCTTTGTCTTGGTATCCCAAATGGCAAAGGCAAACATGCCATTCAGATGTTTCACCATTTCCTTGCCGTACTTTTCGTAAAGGTGAACCAGAACTTCGGTATCGCTGTGCGAGCGGAAGTGGTGGCCGTCAGAAATCAGCTCTGCGCGTAATTCCTGAAAGTTATAGATTTCCCCGTTGTAGGCCACCCATACGGAGCGATCCTCATTGCACATCGGCTGATGGCCGGACGCGCTGAGGTCAATGATGCTAAGGCGATTGTTGCCCAAAGCAACGCGATCTCCTGCCGAGAGACCGTCCGACGTGTAGGTCCCGGAATCGTTCGGTCCACGATAGCGGATCCGGTCGAGCATCTCTCTTAGGAGAGGTTCATCGGCAACACCCGCCATTCCTGCAATGCCACACATTCTTGTTTGAGGCTCCTAGCTTTTATCGGACTTGTTCTTGCGCTGAAACCATCCTCGAGGAGGGAGCTGCAGCGGTTACGGCGGCCACGTGGTTGACAGATTGTTCTGACCAATCGGTTCGAGGCGACTGCAAGAGCGAGCGAACCATTTCTCCAACCTGCCTTGAGCGCACGTCCCAGGTGCAATCGCGGACCGTGGACTGCCGCAGTTGGCGGTCACTTTGCGAGTCGTTGCCAAGAGCGTCCTCGACCGCGGCTATAAATTCCTGGGTAGTGCGATAAATACGCACGCCTGGGGTGTTCAGATATTCGTACAGCGGTGAGATGACCACTGGCTTTCCGGTTGCCAGGTATTCCCGAACCTTAATAGCGCTTCCGTAATTGGTAAATTGGTTGTCTTGCCTCCACGGCAGGACAAATACGTCAACCGGACGGATATACTTCGGCAACTCGGAATAGGATTTCTTCCCAAGAAAATGAACGTTGGGATGAGAGATGTTGACCAGATTTGATTTACTCCCGATCAACGCCCAGTGCCATTCAGGCCGAAGCCGCGCCAGTTCCTCGATGAGTTCGGTATCCATAACAAAATCCATGTATCCGAAATACCCGAGGAGCGGATGCGACAAGTTGGCAATGTCTTCAGCGGCTTCCGCGGGGGGTTCCGCGAAACGGTCGAAATCCACCGCCTGCTCCAGAAAATACCGATGAGGCACCTCCGCTTCTTGAAAGAGCTTCCGTCCTGAATACATCACCACGGCGGCCTTTTCTTTCAATCGGCGGTCCATCTCGCGGACAATGCTGGGCGCTAGGGCGCTGTCTTCGGCGGCATCGTATTTATCTGAAACCTGATACAAAACCAATTTCGCTCCCAAGTGATCAACAACATCCGCCGCGGCCGGGATGGCCACCCAGACCACCGGCCGATGTATTCCACACAGCAGCATCACCAGCCGCAGTTGCAGTATCAGAAGCCAACGATTGAGGGCCCGTAAGGGTCGCCACCCATAAAGCGGAATAGAAATCGGACTAAATACGTACAGTCCCTCAGGCGCCTTCCGAAGCCAACGGAGATAGCTCTTAAGCTTGCGACGGACCTTAAGAAAAAAATCCGGATTCGAAATAGCCGGCGGCCCCATGGTAATGGAATTCACAAACAGGACTTTGTTCTGCCTGGCCAGACGCTTGCAGATGTGGTTCTTCGAATGGGGATGGTGATACCACCAGTCTTCCCCGGCGAAACAGATGACGGACTCTCCGGCAATCCCGTATTCCGGCTCAGCTTTAATCACTTCAGTAATTCTCCGTAACCAGCGGTTGTTTCCTGCGGAATGCGGGTGCGTTTTGCAGTGAATTGCGCCTCAGTTGCCCCTCGGTACGGAACCTGGGCTCATAGTGAGCAATCGGCAAGGGTTCAGTAATGGCATGCTTGTATATCAAAGCGACACAGAACATGAACCACATATTCAGGTCCGAATAATAGCCCGCGGTCAAAGTGAGACCGCTGATCCAGTAACACAGAAATATGTACAGCAAGTATCGCCAAGCTTGGAGAGATGCGGGCGTCCTGCGCTGGCGGAGCTGATAAAAAGCCCGCAAGAAAAGCACTTGCGCCACCAGGTAGGGGATAAAGCCAAACAGTCCAGTTTCCGCCAGGACCGAGGCCAGGTTATTGTGTGCTGAATTGACAGAATCGGTTTGCCTGAATGAGGCGCGCGGAACCTCGACAACCGCGGTGAGGAAGTTGCCCAAACCGACCCCATTGATCGGATGGCGCATAAAAAGGTCGAGGGTCTGCTTCTGTTGCGCCAGTCGCGCGTAGAGGTTATCGGGTCCTTTAACGCGAGACTCGTACCATTGCGGATCAAACTCCTTAATTGCCAGCACGCCTAGAAACAGAGAGAACAAGGCTGCCGCAGTGGCAAGGCGACGTCCAAAACCGCGGCGGAAATAGAGTTCGAGCAGGAGCAGAACGATCACT contains these protein-coding regions:
- a CDS encoding glycosyltransferase, producing the protein MIKAEPEYGIAGESVICFAGEDWWYHHPHSKNHICKRLARQNKVLFVNSITMGPPAISNPDFFLKVRRKLKSYLRWLRKAPEGLYVFSPISIPLYGWRPLRALNRWLLILQLRLVMLLCGIHRPVVWVAIPAAADVVDHLGAKLVLYQVSDKYDAAEDSALAPSIVREMDRRLKEKAAVVMYSGRKLFQEAEVPHRYFLEQAVDFDRFAEPPAEAAEDIANLSHPLLGYFGYMDFVMDTELIEELARLRPEWHWALIGSKSNLVNISHPNVHFLGKKSYSELPKYIRPVDVFVLPWRQDNQFTNYGSAIKVREYLATGKPVVISPLYEYLNTPGVRIYRTTQEFIAAVEDALGNDSQSDRQLRQSTVRDCTWDVRSRQVGEMVRSLLQSPRTDWSEQSVNHVAAVTAAAPSSRMVSAQEQVR
- the asnB gene encoding asparagine synthase (glutamine-hydrolyzing) — protein: MCGIAGMAGVADEPLLREMLDRIRYRGPNDSGTYTSDGLSAGDRVALGNNRLSIIDLSASGHQPMCNEDRSVWVAYNGEIYNFQELRAELISDGHHFRSHSDTEVLVHLYEKYGKEMVKHLNGMFAFAIWDTKTKTLFIFRDRMGIKPLYYVQRGERLYFGSEIKALLACPEIKPGLDLWSLQQYLTFSYVPSPNTLFEGVSKLPPAHILTWRKGEITLEPYWDLAAGDYYKESESELAERLAEIIGSATKRQLISDVPVGFFLSGGLDSSTLVAAAAQFHGARLRCYSIGFQEQHAQLEQCTEDARYARLVANHFDAEFHELVVQPDVINLLPRVIWHLDDLIADHAAIATYLICREARPDVTVLLSGQGADEIFGGYRVHLGDRLSKWLRLIPAFARRGLRSSLASLGSKKASIPGVQPGFVLAASRYADRLLRTSELQPREQYTALRSYFTEQEMHALVTPELRADSAGLRLGSTFSDYFDAAAGQDFLNQMLYVDAKTFLAEFNLCYSDRLSMACSLEVRVPFLDNEIVDFMGRVPPTMKIKGLTQKHILRKAMKGRLPKAVLRRRKAGFGLPARSWLRNELREMVGDLLSPERVRRRGLFNPAVISNFIEMNNSGKRDYTMQLWALLSLELWQETFVDQTSSKPMESMFV
- a CDS encoding oligosaccharide flippase family protein, whose translation is MTQSQNSGTLGTTVPLQSSENNGFDHELSSASKPLSLPALSLPLNHAVPGPIQRCQDLWKSSDFFRKVIETYSTQISLMAVGLITTVAVTRVLGPEGRGLYAVAMAIGVLGVQFGNFGLNSSNTFYVAHDQTLLPTLLANSLLVSTVIGGVGALAAGLFFYFEPQHAPLHGPLLVLGLAWIPIGLAFLLTENLLLGLQQVRVFNKIEFMSKAFSLIFIGMVIFVRRVNPEYVFAANICGLTLSLIWALKALWRLLPDVPRPSLKLLRQHFGLGLKAYIIVFCSFLLLRIDLLMVKYMLGSEQTGYYSVAASMADYILLLPSVIGLILFPRLSAMRDTAEKLRQAKRAAVGTGLALLPVLALAVVLAPITIRLLFGKLFLPASDAFIWLVPGIFALGIETTIVQFLNSMGYPVIVVWIWLTSVILNIGLNFWAIPTFGIKGASAMSSISYSLTLFAVLAVIWKQYRSKPTTAVMAE
- a CDS encoding glycosyltransferase family 4 protein; protein product: MSAETVYLHVWTGDPGKGRAFVEQRYPGATVMELSHRELRDGGWKGQVRALRSLRGRALVVFFDSIDDCMQLQLVQWSGLLHHCKETVTVDERGHLSVYRRRDWLWMFPKAAISAMADLFVFLSFWFGLNLWRVLARPQQFSSREVSLDVAYLFPYPRENSFAGGAMSHIRGVLRGLAANDATCDIFSAVSLPAEQFSQVRVPSKRKFFVVWEALMLTYGLRFAREVRRHLSGVKPRLLYQRHGRFMIGGAALSWLIGVPLVLEYNASELEMAKHWDPTRFRTWLRLCEEVTLACSALIVVVSEPLRDGLIKRGIPADRILVNPNAVDPDFFHPNCGGKELRQELGISPEEVVGAFVGTFGPWHGIAVLQEAIKELLQDGTAVPLRFLLIGSGGLLQDIRAALAKWEQSGQVIFTGIVTHDRVRAYLDAADILVSPHVPMTDGTPFFGSPTKLFEYMAMGKAIAASRLDQLATVLTHDETAWLVPPADVKELVAAIQLLARDPALRRRLGNDAREAAIARHTWRQNAARMLARTSHAAKEVAQPEPELVAPGR